A portion of the Roseovarius sp. SCSIO 43702 genome contains these proteins:
- a CDS encoding tRNA1(Val) (adenine(37)-N6)-methyltransferase, giving the protein MPETRRDAFLGGRLHVHQPVSGYRAGVDPVLLAATIPARAGEQVLDLGCGVGVAGLCVAQRVPGAAVAGLERHPAYAALARRNARENAADFTVFEGDLDRMPAELRARRFDHVLANPPYFRRDAGTAAADPAREVALGEQTPLAHWVEAASRRTRPGGTVTFIQRAARLPELLSVMAEQLGSIEALPLLPRGGRAPRLVIVRGRKGGRAEFCLHAGWILHAGERHEKDGENYTKATASVLRDAAPLPFPARVR; this is encoded by the coding sequence ATGCCTGAGACGCGACGCGATGCGTTTCTGGGCGGGCGGCTTCATGTTCATCAGCCTGTCTCGGGCTACCGGGCGGGCGTGGATCCGGTGCTCCTGGCCGCGACAATCCCCGCCCGGGCGGGCGAGCAGGTGCTCGATCTCGGCTGTGGCGTCGGGGTGGCGGGCCTCTGCGTCGCGCAGCGTGTTCCCGGCGCGGCGGTCGCAGGGCTCGAACGGCATCCGGCCTACGCCGCGCTCGCCCGTCGCAACGCGCGCGAGAACGCGGCAGATTTCACCGTTTTCGAAGGAGATCTTGACCGGATGCCGGCCGAGCTTCGCGCGCGTCGCTTCGATCACGTGCTGGCCAATCCCCCTTATTTTCGGCGTGATGCCGGCACCGCCGCAGCCGACCCGGCGCGCGAGGTCGCGTTGGGTGAGCAGACCCCCCTCGCCCACTGGGTCGAGGCCGCCTCCCGCCGCACCCGGCCCGGCGGCACGGTCACCTTCATTCAACGCGCGGCCCGCCTGCCCGAGCTCCTGTCGGTGATGGCCGAACAGCTCGGAAGCATCGAGGCCCTGCCCCTCCTGCCACGCGGGGGCCGTGCGCCGCGCCTCGTGATCGTGCGTGGCCGCAAGGGCGGTCGCGCAGAATTCTGCCTTCACGCGGGCTGGATCCTGCACGCGGGCGAGCGACACGAGAAAGACGGCGAAAATTACACGAAAGCAACGGCTTCGGTCCTGCGTGACGCCGCGCCGCTGCCGTTTCCCGCGCGTGTCCGGTAA
- a CDS encoding DUF465 domain-containing protein, translated as MSLSSHVEELKKKHHALSLRVEEAQRAPGSTDQEIAELKKQKLKLKEQIEKLSAPA; from the coding sequence ATGAGCCTGAGTTCGCATGTCGAGGAACTGAAGAAAAAGCACCACGCGCTCTCGCTCCGGGTCGAGGAGGCGCAGCGCGCCCCCGGATCGACCGATCAGGAAATCGCGGAACTCAAGAAACAGAAGCTCAAGCTCAAGGAACAGATCGAGAAATTGTCGGCCCCGGCCTGA
- the phbB gene encoding acetoacetyl-CoA reductase encodes MGRTALVTGGSRGIGAAISKALQAEGYTVAATYAGNDDAASKFTEETGIKTYKWNVADYEESAAGIKKVEEEVGPIDIVVANAGITRDAPFHKMTPEQWKEVIDTNLTGVFNTIHPVWPGMRERKFGRVIVISSINGQKGQFAQVNYAATKAGDLGIVKSLAQEGARAGITANAICPGYIATEMVMAVPEKVRESIIAQIPAGRLGEPEEIARCVTFLASDDAQFINGSTISANGAQYFA; translated from the coding sequence ATGGGTAGAACCGCACTCGTCACCGGCGGCAGCCGCGGCATCGGCGCAGCCATTTCCAAGGCACTTCAAGCGGAAGGATATACCGTTGCGGCCACCTACGCGGGCAACGACGACGCCGCGTCCAAGTTCACCGAGGAGACCGGCATCAAGACCTACAAGTGGAACGTGGCGGATTACGAGGAAAGCGCCGCGGGCATCAAGAAAGTCGAGGAGGAGGTCGGACCCATCGACATCGTCGTGGCCAATGCCGGCATCACGCGTGATGCGCCCTTCCACAAGATGACGCCCGAGCAGTGGAAAGAGGTGATCGATACCAACCTCACCGGGGTCTTCAACACCATCCACCCGGTCTGGCCCGGCATGCGCGAGCGCAAGTTCGGACGCGTCATCGTCATCAGCTCGATCAACGGGCAGAAGGGCCAGTTCGCGCAGGTCAACTATGCCGCGACGAAGGCGGGCGATCTGGGCATCGTGAAGAGCCTCGCCCAGGAAGGCGCGCGGGCGGGGATCACGGCCAATGCCATTTGCCCCGGCTATATCGCCACCGAGATGGTCATGGCGGTGCCCGAGAAAGTGCGCGAATCGATCATCGCCCAGATCCCTGCGGGCCGCTTGGGCGAACCGGAAGAGATCGCGCGCTGCGTCACCTTCCTTGCCTCGGATGATGCGCAGTTCATCAACGGATCGACGATCTCGGCGAACGGGGCACAATATTTCGCCTGA
- a CDS encoding patatin-like phospholipase family protein has translation MARPHPPFDQVVFSGGGTRCFWQGGFMHVARDRVAPNPERITAVSGGVLTGAGFIAHRGEQILSLMSEAFSDLDSNLKLDDLIEDEGITPHQRIYREVVTEAFPPEAIDAVAEGPDYHVLLAHPPTGPFADLSATAATLAYEAELHLVSGPHFNWAERMGITTSRVDARKAAREGMLVELICAAAVIPPLFALAKWEGKDVIDGGMSDQAPLPEPDEGTTLILLTRDYDRIPERDDRLYLAPSEETEADKIDFTDPEKIARTWEQGIKDAELFLNNLQKN, from the coding sequence ATGGCCCGGCCGCATCCCCCCTTCGATCAGGTCGTCTTCTCCGGCGGCGGCACGCGCTGTTTCTGGCAAGGGGGGTTCATGCACGTCGCCCGCGACCGCGTGGCGCCGAACCCGGAGCGGATCACGGCAGTGAGTGGTGGCGTGCTCACCGGCGCCGGGTTCATCGCCCACAGGGGCGAGCAGATCCTGAGCCTCATGAGCGAGGCGTTTTCCGATCTCGACAGCAACCTGAAGCTGGACGATCTGATCGAGGACGAGGGGATCACGCCGCACCAGCGAATCTATCGCGAGGTCGTCACCGAGGCTTTCCCGCCCGAGGCGATCGACGCCGTGGCGGAGGGACCTGACTATCACGTCCTGCTCGCGCACCCACCGACAGGGCCGTTCGCCGATCTGAGCGCAACCGCTGCGACGCTTGCCTACGAGGCCGAGCTGCATCTTGTCTCGGGGCCGCATTTCAACTGGGCCGAACGCATGGGCATCACCACCTCGCGCGTCGATGCGCGCAAGGCCGCGCGCGAGGGTATGCTCGTCGAGCTCATCTGTGCCGCTGCCGTGATTCCCCCGCTTTTCGCGCTGGCCAAGTGGGAAGGAAAGGACGTGATCGACGGAGGCATGTCCGATCAGGCGCCGCTGCCGGAGCCGGACGAAGGGACGACACTCATCCTTCTGACGCGCGACTATGACAGGATCCCGGAGCGTGACGACAGGCTCTACCTGGCACCTTCGGAAGAGACCGAGGCGGACAAGATCGACTTCACCGATCCCGAAAAGATTGCCCGGACGTGGGAACAGGGTATCAAGGATGCGGAGTTGTTCCTGAACAACCTGCAGAAAAACTAA
- a CDS encoding acetyl-CoA C-acetyltransferase, with protein sequence MTNVVIASAARTAVGSFGGAFANTPAHDLGAAVLEAICARAGVDKGEVSETILGQVLTAGQGQNPARQAHVNAGLPIESAAWGINQVCGSGLRAVAIGAQHIQLGDAKIIAAGGQENMSMSPHCQNMRQGQKMGDMTLIDTMIRDGLWDAFNGYHMGQTAENVAEKWQIGREQQDEFALASQNKAEAAQKAGRFEDEIVPFTVKTRKGETVVEHDEYIRHGASIEAMQKMRPAFAKDGSVTAANASGINDGAAAVLLMSAEEAEARGITPLARIASYATAGLDPAIMGVGPVSASRKALEKAGWSVDDLDLVEANEAFAAQACAVNKEMGWDPEIVNVNGGAIAIGHPIGASGCRVLNTLLFEMQRRDAKKGIATLCIGGGMGVAMCVERG encoded by the coding sequence ATGACAAACGTAGTTATCGCATCCGCAGCGCGCACCGCGGTCGGCTCGTTCGGCGGCGCCTTCGCCAATACCCCGGCACATGATCTCGGCGCCGCGGTTCTCGAGGCGATCTGCGCGCGGGCCGGGGTCGACAAGGGGGAGGTCTCCGAGACGATCCTCGGCCAGGTTCTGACGGCCGGCCAGGGCCAGAACCCCGCGCGGCAGGCGCATGTGAACGCCGGGCTTCCCATCGAAAGCGCGGCCTGGGGCATCAACCAGGTCTGCGGTTCGGGACTTCGGGCCGTGGCGATCGGGGCTCAGCATATTCAGCTTGGCGATGCCAAGATCATCGCCGCGGGCGGGCAGGAGAACATGTCGATGTCGCCCCATTGTCAGAACATGCGGCAAGGTCAGAAGATGGGCGACATGACGCTCATCGACACGATGATCCGCGATGGCCTTTGGGATGCGTTCAACGGCTATCACATGGGGCAGACCGCCGAGAACGTGGCCGAGAAGTGGCAGATCGGGCGCGAGCAGCAGGACGAGTTCGCCCTTGCAAGCCAGAACAAGGCCGAGGCCGCGCAGAAGGCCGGCCGGTTCGAGGATGAAATCGTGCCTTTCACGGTCAAGACCCGCAAGGGCGAGACGGTGGTCGAGCATGACGAATATATCCGGCACGGTGCCTCGATCGAGGCGATGCAGAAGATGCGTCCGGCCTTCGCCAAGGACGGCTCGGTCACGGCGGCCAACGCAAGCGGGATCAACGATGGCGCCGCGGCCGTCCTCCTGATGAGCGCCGAGGAGGCGGAGGCACGCGGCATCACGCCGCTCGCCCGCATCGCGTCCTACGCGACCGCCGGTCTGGACCCGGCGATCATGGGCGTCGGTCCCGTCAGCGCCTCGCGCAAGGCGCTCGAGAAAGCGGGCTGGAGCGTCGATGATCTCGATCTCGTCGAGGCAAACGAAGCCTTCGCCGCCCAGGCCTGCGCCGTGAACAAGGAAATGGGGTGGGATCCCGAGATCGTGAACGTCAACGGCGGCGCGATTGCCATCGGCCATCCCATCGGGGCGTCCGGGTGTCGCGTTCTGAACACCCTGCTGTTCGAGATGCAACGACGCGACGCCAAGAAAGGGATCGCGACCCTTTGCATCGGTGGCGGCATGGGCGTCGCCATGTGCGTCGAGCGCGGCTGA
- a CDS encoding EAL domain-containing protein gives MSARAKWADIPLDQQDPLSYAVSARDRTVIDMVEAAVRHKQVMLAFQPVVPSQRTDRPAFYEGLIRILDETGRIIPARDFIGAIETSETGRIIDCLAIEKGLLTLAQYPDLRLSINMSARSIGYGRWMRALQKGLQRDRTVGERLILEITESSAMIVPELVTNFMKDLQAQGVSFALDDFGAGYTSFRYLKQFFFDILKIDGQFIRGIATDPDNQVLTQALTTIGRQFDMFVVAESVERPDDARYLASIGVDCLQGYFFGAPTVRPDWLREEARRRDA, from the coding sequence ATGAGCGCCAGGGCCAAGTGGGCTGATATCCCCCTCGATCAGCAGGATCCGCTCTCCTATGCCGTATCGGCGCGCGACCGGACCGTGATCGACATGGTCGAGGCCGCGGTGCGCCACAAGCAGGTGATGCTTGCGTTTCAGCCCGTCGTGCCGTCGCAACGGACCGACCGCCCAGCCTTCTACGAGGGGTTGATTCGTATCCTCGACGAGACCGGGAGAATTATTCCCGCGCGCGATTTCATCGGCGCCATCGAGACGAGCGAGACGGGGCGCATCATTGATTGCCTCGCGATCGAGAAAGGACTGCTCACGCTCGCGCAGTATCCTGACCTGCGCTTGTCCATCAACATGTCGGCGCGCTCGATCGGGTACGGGCGTTGGATGCGCGCATTGCAAAAGGGGTTGCAACGCGACCGCACGGTGGGGGAACGGCTGATCCTCGAGATTACCGAGAGCTCGGCCATGATCGTGCCGGAACTCGTCACCAATTTCATGAAGGATCTCCAGGCGCAGGGCGTGAGCTTCGCGCTCGACGATTTCGGCGCGGGCTATACGTCGTTCCGTTATCTCAAGCAGTTCTTCTTCGACATCCTCAAGATCGACGGTCAGTTCATTCGCGGTATCGCGACCGATCCCGACAACCAGGTCCTGACCCAGGCACTGACCACGATCGGACGACAGTTCGACATGTTCGTCGTGGCCGAAAGCGTCGAGCGGCCCGACGACGCGCGCTACCTTGCATCGATCGGCGTCGACTGCCTGCAGGGCTACTTCTTCGGTGCGCCGACCGTGCGGCCCGACTGGCTGCGCGAGGAGGCGCGACGCCGCGATGCGTGA
- a CDS encoding DNA-3-methyladenine glycosylase I — MSERCGWVGPDPIYEAYHDTEWAVPEYDSRALWEKLVLDGFQAGLSWITILKKRDNFRRAFKGFDPHVIANWGEEDVARLLSDPGIVRHRGKIEATIGNARAWQVIEADQGFDHYLWSFVGGAPLQNAWETLADVPAETPLSREISRDLKRRGFRFCGPTITYAFMQACGIVNDHLVSCPRHAEVRRPGRGR, encoded by the coding sequence ATGAGTGAACGCTGTGGCTGGGTCGGACCGGACCCCATCTACGAGGCCTATCACGACACCGAATGGGCCGTTCCGGAATACGACAGCCGTGCCCTGTGGGAGAAGCTGGTGCTAGACGGCTTCCAGGCGGGGCTGAGCTGGATCACGATCCTGAAGAAGCGCGACAATTTTCGACGGGCATTCAAGGGCTTCGACCCTCATGTCATCGCGAACTGGGGAGAGGAGGATGTCGCACGCCTCCTGTCGGATCCCGGCATCGTGCGGCACCGGGGCAAGATCGAAGCGACGATCGGAAATGCCCGTGCCTGGCAGGTGATCGAGGCCGATCAGGGCTTCGACCATTACCTATGGTCCTTCGTCGGCGGGGCGCCGCTCCAGAACGCGTGGGAAACGCTGGCCGATGTGCCCGCCGAAACGCCGCTCTCGCGCGAGATTTCGCGCGATCTGAAGCGGCGCGGGTTCCGATTCTGCGGCCCCACCATCACTTACGCCTTCATGCAGGCCTGCGGCATCGTCAACGATCACCTGGTCAGCTGTCCGCGACACGCCGAGGTCCGCAGGCCGGGACGCGGGCGATGA
- a CDS encoding D-alanyl-D-alanine carboxypeptidase family protein codes for MRTRDTHPVRLILVALAAVWLFVVVPLSAAAAPYAAMVIDARSGEVLHSRNADTRLHPASLTKMMTLYVVFEAVENGEIGLDDYVTISRHAASEPPSKLGLKSGQKIKLRYLIRAAAVKSANDAATALAEAIEGSEARFARRMNRTAKALGMTRTTFKNAHGLTEQGHLSTARDMTTLGRHLFYDYPGYYNLFSRTSTDAGIRSVSNTNRRLLSAYRGADGIKTGYTRAAGFNLVASAERGQERIIATVFGGQSSHWRNARVAELLDMGFKSAPTRVAYNKPAKPAYYGKIDGDAPGGVGKIVRLASAAAVKKSLRPTARPVPETPVVTVVAKADIEEALQQAQAVELTPETTIVESTEPEAPAETEIARGAAQPTAEPVPEAAPETTVLASVKPELRPQGLVLSDISPEPPEQEVVTRISTSGGRNWGINVGRYPSQYKARQVLLQTALSELDTLDEALRKVVERRGGYDANFFGLTRETADLACRRLQAKKITCFMIDPG; via the coding sequence ATGAGAACGCGGGACACGCATCCGGTGCGTTTGATACTGGTGGCCTTGGCCGCCGTGTGGTTGTTCGTGGTCGTGCCGCTGAGCGCGGCCGCAGCCCCCTATGCCGCCATGGTCATCGACGCCCGATCCGGCGAAGTTCTTCATTCGCGCAATGCCGATACCCGGTTGCATCCGGCGTCTCTGACCAAGATGATGACGCTCTACGTGGTCTTCGAGGCTGTCGAGAACGGCGAGATCGGGCTTGATGATTACGTCACGATCTCGCGCCATGCCGCAAGCGAACCTCCCAGCAAGCTGGGCCTCAAGTCGGGCCAGAAGATCAAGTTGCGTTACCTGATCCGTGCAGCGGCGGTGAAGTCCGCCAACGATGCGGCCACCGCGCTGGCCGAAGCGATCGAGGGGTCCGAAGCCCGCTTCGCGCGGCGCATGAACCGCACCGCCAAGGCGCTTGGCATGACACGAACCACCTTCAAGAACGCCCATGGCCTGACCGAGCAGGGGCATCTCTCCACGGCGCGGGACATGACCACGCTGGGACGTCACCTGTTCTATGACTATCCGGGTTACTACAACCTCTTCTCCCGCACGAGCACCGACGCCGGGATCCGGAGCGTCAGCAACACGAACCGCCGCCTGCTCAGCGCCTATCGTGGCGCCGACGGGATCAAGACCGGATACACCCGTGCCGCCGGATTCAACCTCGTCGCAAGCGCGGAGCGGGGGCAGGAACGGATCATCGCCACCGTCTTCGGCGGTCAATCCTCGCATTGGCGCAACGCGCGCGTGGCCGAGCTGTTGGACATGGGCTTCAAAAGCGCGCCCACTCGCGTGGCATATAACAAACCCGCCAAGCCCGCCTATTACGGCAAGATCGACGGCGACGCGCCGGGCGGTGTCGGCAAGATCGTGCGCCTCGCGTCCGCCGCGGCGGTCAAGAAAAGCCTGCGCCCCACCGCGCGGCCCGTGCCTGAAACGCCTGTCGTGACCGTGGTGGCCAAGGCCGATATCGAGGAGGCGCTTCAACAGGCGCAAGCGGTCGAACTCACCCCAGAGACGACCATCGTCGAAAGCACCGAACCCGAGGCGCCGGCCGAGACCGAGATCGCGCGTGGCGCGGCGCAGCCCACGGCGGAGCCGGTCCCCGAGGCGGCGCCCGAAACAACCGTTCTGGCCAGCGTCAAACCGGAGCTTCGTCCGCAAGGCCTCGTGCTGAGCGATATCTCGCCCGAGCCCCCCGAGCAGGAAGTCGTCACCCGCATCTCGACATCGGGCGGACGCAACTGGGGCATCAATGTCGGCCGCTATCCAAGCCAGTACAAGGCCCGCCAGGTGCTTCTGCAAACCGCCCTGAGCGAGCTCGACACGCTGGACGAAGCGCTGCGCAAGGTGGTCGAGCGTCGGGGCGGCTATGACGCCAATTTCTTCGGCCTGACGCGCGAAACGGCCGACCTTGCCTGCCGGCGGCTTCAGGCCAAGAAGATTACCTGCTTCATGATCGATCCGGGCTGA
- the ccoS gene encoding cbb3-type cytochrome oxidase assembly protein CcoS — MNILAYLIPISLVLGGVGLVGFIYTVRSNQYDDPEGDAERILSDEWDDHPKP; from the coding sequence ATGAACATCCTTGCCTATCTCATCCCGATTTCGCTGGTGCTCGGCGGCGTAGGCCTGGTCGGTTTCATCTATACCGTCCGAAGCAACCAGTATGACGACCCCGAGGGGGATGCCGAGCGCATCCTGTCGGATGAATGGGATGATCATCCGAAACCGTGA
- a CDS encoding heavy metal translocating P-type ATPase, whose amino-acid sequence MTVALRPSACPACTAAPAAEAAAERDAPRDAQIFLSLPTIHCAACIARIERGLSEHPGVRAARVNLTRKRASVTAADDVSAAQLVAAVEAMGYEAHELDASSLRATETDRAGRDLLMRMAVAGFASMNVMLLSVSVWSGAEDATRDLFHWISAAIALPTIAFSGQPFFRNAWSALKAKRLNMDVPISLAILLAVVTSLWETALSGEHAYFDAAVALTFFLLAGRYLDHRTRAVARSAAEELTALEVPRAWRIGADGVEREVDVAELVEGDLIRVRPGARCPVDGEVVEGTSEMDRSLLTGETLPVFSGPGQPVSAGEINLSGPLVIRATAVGTDTSLHRLADLVAVAEAGRARYTSLADRAAKLYAPGVHILAALAFAGWYLATWDVRTALNIAAAVLIITCPCALGLAVPAVTTAASGRLFRQGMLIKHETALERLAEVDCVVFDKTGTLTEGDPRLVANDEFDADDLARAAALAEGSSHPLARAVLRAARDAGVAPAKIENVEEVPGYGIRGQIGGEEIRLGRAAWVDAETGASTETWLRVGRRDAVRFAFEDRLREGASDTVAALRGAGHRVLLISGDTERAVASLAARVGIDEWLAETRPEDKVARIEALTAEGAHVLMVGDGLNDTAALAAAHVSISPASALDAARAASDIVLLGRNLSPVAGSLDLARKATRRITENFRIATIYNIVAVPLAVAGLATPLVAALAMSTSSITVSLNALRLR is encoded by the coding sequence ATGACGGTCGCCCTGCGTCCCTCGGCCTGTCCGGCCTGCACGGCTGCCCCTGCCGCAGAGGCGGCGGCGGAACGGGATGCGCCCCGGGACGCGCAGATCTTCCTTTCACTTCCGACCATTCACTGCGCGGCCTGCATCGCCCGGATCGAGCGCGGCCTGTCGGAGCATCCCGGTGTGCGCGCGGCGCGTGTGAACCTGACCCGCAAGAGAGCAAGCGTGACTGCGGCCGATGATGTCTCCGCCGCGCAACTGGTGGCCGCGGTCGAGGCGATGGGCTACGAGGCGCATGAACTCGATGCGTCGAGCCTGCGCGCGACCGAGACGGATCGCGCGGGACGCGACCTGCTGATGCGGATGGCGGTCGCCGGTTTCGCAAGCATGAACGTGATGCTGCTCTCGGTGTCGGTCTGGTCGGGGGCCGAGGACGCCACCCGCGATCTTTTCCACTGGATCTCGGCAGCGATCGCCCTGCCGACGATCGCTTTCTCGGGGCAACCCTTCTTCCGCAACGCATGGTCGGCGCTGAAGGCCAAGCGGCTCAACATGGATGTGCCGATCTCCCTCGCCATTCTTCTCGCGGTCGTGACTTCGCTGTGGGAAACCGCGCTTTCGGGGGAGCACGCCTATTTCGATGCGGCGGTCGCGCTGACCTTCTTCCTGCTGGCGGGGCGCTATCTCGACCACCGGACCCGCGCCGTCGCGCGCTCGGCCGCCGAGGAGTTGACCGCGCTCGAGGTGCCGCGCGCATGGCGCATCGGGGCGGACGGCGTGGAGCGGGAAGTGGATGTGGCGGAACTGGTCGAAGGCGATCTTATCCGTGTTCGCCCGGGCGCGCGCTGTCCGGTGGATGGCGAGGTCGTGGAGGGCACCTCCGAGATGGATCGCTCGCTTCTGACGGGCGAGACCTTGCCCGTCTTCTCGGGACCGGGGCAGCCGGTTTCGGCGGGCGAGATCAACCTTTCCGGACCGCTCGTCATTCGCGCGACGGCGGTGGGGACGGATACCTCGCTGCACCGTCTGGCCGACCTGGTGGCTGTCGCCGAGGCGGGACGCGCGCGATACACCTCGCTCGCCGACCGGGCGGCGAAACTCTATGCACCGGGGGTTCATATCCTGGCCGCGCTTGCCTTCGCGGGGTGGTACCTTGCCACGTGGGACGTGCGCACGGCGCTGAACATTGCTGCGGCGGTTCTGATCATCACCTGCCCCTGCGCGCTCGGCCTCGCGGTGCCGGCGGTGACCACGGCGGCGAGCGGGCGCCTCTTCCGGCAAGGGATGCTCATCAAGCATGAAACCGCGCTCGAGCGTCTGGCCGAGGTGGATTGCGTCGTCTTCGACAAGACCGGGACCCTGACCGAGGGCGATCCGCGCCTCGTCGCAAACGACGAGTTCGACGCTGACGATCTCGCGCGGGCGGCCGCGCTTGCCGAGGGGTCATCACATCCCCTGGCGCGTGCGGTTCTGCGCGCGGCCCGTGACGCGGGAGTGGCTCCCGCGAAGATCGAGAACGTGGAGGAGGTCCCGGGTTACGGCATACGCGGTCAGATCGGCGGTGAGGAGATCCGGCTGGGTCGCGCGGCCTGGGTTGACGCCGAGACAGGTGCGAGCACCGAGACCTGGCTTCGCGTGGGGCGGCGCGACGCTGTGCGGTTCGCCTTCGAGGACCGGCTGCGCGAGGGCGCGAGCGATACGGTCGCCGCACTTCGGGGGGCCGGGCATCGCGTGCTGCTGATCTCGGGCGACACCGAGCGCGCGGTTGCGAGCCTGGCTGCACGCGTCGGGATCGACGAATGGCTGGCCGAGACACGCCCGGAGGACAAGGTGGCGCGTATCGAGGCGCTGACTGCCGAAGGCGCCCACGTTCTGATGGTGGGCGACGGTCTCAACGACACGGCGGCGCTGGCCGCGGCTCATGTCTCGATCTCGCCCGCGTCGGCGCTTGATGCGGCACGGGCCGCGTCGGATATCGTGCTTCTGGGGCGAAACCTTTCGCCGGTCGCCGGATCGCTCGACCTGGCGCGCAAGGCGACGAGGCGGATTACCGAGAACTTCCGCATCGCAACGATCTACAATATCGTGGCCGTGCCCCTGGCCGTTGCGGGCCTTGCGACACCGCTCGTGGCCGCGCTGGCCATGTCGACGAGTTCGATCACGGTTTCACTGAATGCGCTGCGCCTGAGGTGA
- a CDS encoding FixH family protein has protein sequence MEMREIKGWHVFAGFAAAFAIIISVNLVLAVSAIRTFPGLEVKNSYVASQTFDERRAAQDALGWDVAARHQGGVLTLAIRDREGRVIEVDALEATVGRATHVYADVTPDFRMTESGYVAPVELGDGNWNIRMTARAPDGTPFARRVVLIKE, from the coding sequence ATGGAAATGCGTGAGATCAAGGGCTGGCACGTGTTCGCAGGCTTCGCCGCGGCCTTCGCGATCATCATTTCGGTGAACCTGGTTCTTGCCGTCTCGGCCATCCGGACGTTTCCGGGCCTTGAGGTCAAGAATTCCTACGTCGCGAGCCAGACCTTCGATGAGAGGCGCGCGGCGCAGGACGCGTTGGGCTGGGACGTGGCGGCCCGTCATCAGGGCGGTGTTCTTACCCTCGCGATCCGTGACCGTGAGGGCCGGGTGATCGAGGTCGACGCGCTCGAGGCGACGGTGGGCCGTGCCACGCATGTGTACGCCGATGTCACGCCCGATTTCCGCATGACCGAAAGCGGTTATGTCGCCCCGGTCGAGCTGGGTGACGGGAACTGGAATATCCGGATGACGGCGCGCGCGCCCGACGGAACGCCGTTTGCTCGCCGCGTCGTCCTCATCAAGGAGTGA